A region from the Salminus brasiliensis chromosome 22, fSalBra1.hap2, whole genome shotgun sequence genome encodes:
- the gpr142 gene encoding probable G-protein coupled receptor 142, which translates to MLSWHNGTVPSHHEEDERTDEYQKSECVLGYIPVIYYSTLLCVGVPVNILTLVALSRLAARTQKALYVYLLALTGSDILSQLFIIFVGFLLETAVFHRDVPVVLLRSVSALEFAANHASIWATVPLTVDRYVALCHPLLHRQISYPARARRIITVVLTLALASGVPFFWWSDVWRVSRPPDALDSALIWTHVTIIYFLPCSVFLVLNSLIVLRLRRRQREQRCQEESRQQRTVTGRLGKTTAMLLAVTSVFTVLWAPRTAVVLYHLYVSSVHRDWRVHLAYDLANMLAMLNTAVNFFLYCFVSKPFRGAVKDVLLLRGAPLHPPRSFNHRHASANTSNSSLSSGAKRFHRDATPLSALSADIIA; encoded by the exons ATGCTCAGCTGGCATAATGGCACGGTGCCCAGCCACCATGAAGAGGATGAAAGAACGGACGAGTACCAAAAATCAGAGTGTGTGCTTGGCTACATCCCCGTCATCTACTATAGTACGCTCTTGTGTGTGGGAGTTCCAG TCAACATCCTGACACTGGTAGCCCTGTCCCGCTTGGCCGCCCGCACCCAGAAAGCCCTGTATGTCTACCTGCTTGCCTTGACTGGCTCAGACATCCTCAGCCAACTCTTCATCATCTTTGTGGGCTTCCTGTTGGAGACCGCTGTGTTCCACCGTGATGTTCCTGTGGTACTGTTACGCTCTGTCAGTGCCCTGGAGTTTGCCGCCAATCATGCGTCTATCTGGGCCACTGTTCCACTGACGGTCGACCGTTACGTCGCCCTGTGCCATCCGTTACTCCATCGGCAGATTAGTTACCCAGCCCGGGCGCGCCGCATTATCACCGTCGTCCTGACACTGGCGCTTGCATCGGGTGTGCCCTTCTTCTGGTGGTCAGATGTGTGGAGGGTCAGCAGGCCCCCTGATGCCCTGGACTCTGCCCTCATCTGGACTCACGTGACCATTATCTACTTCTTGCCATGCAGCGTCTTCCTGGTGCTAAACTCCCTAATCGTTCTGCGACTACGGAGGCGCCAGCGTGAGCAAAGGTGCCAGGAGGAGAGCAGGCAGCAGCGGACAGTGACAGGCAGGCTGGGAAAAACCACAGCCATGCTGTTGGCGGTCACCTCTGTGTTCACAGTGTTGTGGGCCCCACGGACAGCTGTAGTCCTCTACCACCTTTACGTGTCATCTGTTCACAGGGACTGGCGGGTGCATTTAGCCTACGACCTGGCTAACATGCTGGCCATGCTAAACACCGCAGTGAACTTCTTTCTCTACTGTTTTGTCAGCAAGCCCTTCAGAGGGGCTGTGAAGGATGTGCTACTACTGAGGGGGGCACCTCTGCACCCCCCAAGATCCTTCAACCACCGGCACGCCTCCGCCAACACTTCCAACTCCTCTCTGTCAAGTGGCGCCAAGCGTTTTCACAGAGACGCAACTCCACTATCAGCTCTTAGTGCAGATATCATTGCATAG
- the gprc5c gene encoding G-protein coupled receptor family C group 5 member C, whose product MDRLIQRFRTLPLPLAVPVFSLFGSAAVSAAPQGCGSNVSSLYFNLCDLSAVWGIVLEAFASAGVLACLILLMVLLASLPFVSDRKRRSSVGLDTFFLIFTLGLFGLTFAFIVGKDFATCASRRFLFGVLFAGCFSCLLMKAVNLNLLSRRDSGPSGWVLCLGALAFWLVEVIINTEWLIITIVRYPINAIIIPVNSTATAVPCNIANQDFVMALIYVMNLLLAVIVASVPVLGGKHKRWHKDAIFIMLIGLLSAGIWVAWIVMYTYGNTKYKNPTWDDPTLAIALVANAWVFVLLFTIPEVCFLTEEDEAESGFGEDLYPSRGVGYENILKEQSPQNIFMENKAFSMDEPNTGNKPVSPYSNYNGQIRSSVYQPTELALITKGIGSQMDVSYDTVIPRATLSSPNTQSGSSSSSPSTRPEDSPHGQNRATNGNGLPWKQQWSG is encoded by the exons ATGGATCGCCTCATCCAGAGATTCCGCACCCTTCCCCTTCCCCTGGCGGTCCcagttttctctctttttggcTCGGCAGCTGTCAGCGCAGCCCCACAGGGTTGCGGCTCAAACGTGAGCTCTCTCTACTTCAACTTATGTGACCTCAGCGCGGTCTGGGGCATCGTTTTAGAAGCGTTTGCCTCCGCCGGAGTGCTGGCCTGTCTGATCCTCCTGATGGTGCTCCTGGCCAGCCTGCCGTTCGTGTCGGACAGAAAGAGGCGCAGTTCGGTGGGGCTGGACACCTTCTTTCTGATCTTTACTCTGGGCCTTTTTGGCCTGACCTTCGCCTTCATCGTGGGGAAAGACTTCGCCACGTGTGCCTCGCGCCGCTTTTTGTTTGGGGTGCTGTTTGCTGGCTGCTTCTCCTGCCTCCTGATGAAGGCGGTGAACCTCAACCTGCTATCCAGGAGGGACTCTGGACCCAGCGGATGGGTGCTGTGTCTAGGAGCTTTGGCTTTCTGGCTGGTGGAGGTGATAATCAACACGGAATGGCTGATAATCACTATAGTGCGCTACCCCATAAATGCCATTATTATCCCCGTTAACAGTACTGCCACAGCCGTGCCATGCAACATCGCCAACCAGGACTTTGTCATGGCTTTGATCTACGTGATGAACCTGCTGCTGGCCGTCATCGTGGCGTCCGTTCCGGTACTAGGAGGCAAGCACAAGCGTTGGCACAAGGATGCCATCTTCATCATGCTTATAgggctgctgtctgctggtatCTGGGTGGCTTGGATTGTCATGTACACCTACGGGAACACCAAATACAAAAACCCAACATGGGACGACCCTACCTTGGCTATAGCGCTGGTGGCCAACGCTTGGGTGTTTGTGCTGCTCTTCACAATACCGGAGGTGTGCTTTCTGACGGAGGAGGATGAGGCAGAATCTGGGTTTGGAGAGGACCTGTACCCCAGTCGTGGAGTCGGTTACGAAAACATCCTGAAAGAGCAGAGCCCTCAGAATATCTTTATGGAGAATAAGGCCTTCTCCATGGATGAACCCAACAcag GTAATAAGCCAGTGTCTCCGTACAGCAACTACAACGGTCAGATCCGCAGCTCTGTGTACCAGCCCACTGAGCTTGCCCTCATTACCAAGGGAATAGGAAGT CAGATGGACGTGTCGTATGATACGGTGATCCCGCGAGCCACACTCAGCTCCCCCAACACCCAGagcggcagcagcagtagcagtccCTCAACGCGGCCTGAAGACTCGCCCCACGGACAGAATCGTGCCACCAAC GGTAATGGACTGCCCTGGAAACAGCAGTGGTCGGGCTAG